The following coding sequences are from one Roseburia hominis A2-183 window:
- a CDS encoding relaxase/mobilization nuclease domain-containing protein: protein MEDRFTYGLNPEKLGAVSSYLCDPNTAPAEFLLVKSQYHAETGRAVSRGALFFQIRQAFLPGEVTVEEANRIGYETAMRWTKGKHQFFVCTHTDKAHIHNHIYFNATAFDRSRKFHNFIGSSFALRRLSDRVCIEHELSVIQNPCQHSKGRFLHYGQWIGEKPPSAKQRVRLAVLAALEKKPTDFADFLRLMEESGFAVKHGRGGVISFLAPGQEKPTRLRASTLGVGFDPEDIKAVIAGERPLPELPEEPTVPPRRVNLIIDIQERMAQGKGPAYERWAKVYNLKQMAAALQYLQEHHLTDYAALTASTEAAVDHFHKLSDELRTTEEALSKTSELMAATVDYAKTRPVFDGYKAARYSKKYLAQHEAELATYRAAKDTMNTILNGAKLPKIEILKKSRRELAGQKKELYAEYREAQRQMREAVAVKANIDHLLGITDERENKAQER from the coding sequence ATGGAGGATCGTTTCACCTATGGCCTGAACCCGGAAAAGCTGGGAGCCGTATCTTCCTATCTCTGCGATCCGAACACGGCTCCCGCCGAGTTTCTTCTGGTAAAAAGTCAATACCATGCAGAGACAGGCCGGGCCGTATCTCGCGGGGCACTGTTCTTTCAGATCCGGCAGGCGTTTCTGCCCGGGGAGGTTACGGTGGAAGAAGCAAACCGTATCGGTTATGAAACGGCGATGCGCTGGACAAAGGGAAAGCATCAATTCTTTGTCTGTACGCATACCGATAAGGCCCATATCCACAATCACATTTATTTTAACGCAACGGCCTTTGACCGCTCCCGGAAATTTCATAATTTCATTGGTTCGTCCTTTGCCCTGCGGCGGCTCTCTGACCGCGTGTGCATCGAACATGAATTGTCTGTTATCCAAAATCCGTGCCAGCACAGCAAGGGTCGTTTTCTCCACTATGGACAGTGGATCGGAGAAAAGCCACCCTCTGCCAAGCAGCGGGTGCGGCTGGCTGTTCTCGCCGCTTTGGAGAAAAAGCCCACGGACTTTGCCGACTTTCTTCGTCTCATGGAGGAGTCCGGCTTTGCGGTGAAACATGGGCGGGGCGGTGTCATCTCATTCCTTGCACCCGGGCAGGAAAAACCGACCCGGCTCCGGGCTTCTACACTTGGAGTTGGATTTGACCCGGAGGACATCAAGGCGGTAATTGCCGGGGAACGTCCACTCCCCGAACTGCCCGAGGAGCCCACGGTTCCGCCACGGCGAGTTAATCTCATCATCGACATTCAAGAGCGTATGGCCCAAGGCAAGGGCCCGGCCTATGAACGATGGGCCAAGGTCTACAACCTAAAACAAATGGCCGCCGCGCTCCAGTATTTGCAGGAGCATCATCTGACAGACTATGCGGCACTGACGGCCAGCACCGAGGCTGCGGTGGATCACTTTCACAAGCTGTCTGACGAGCTCCGCACAACGGAGGAGGCTCTTTCCAAAACCTCGGAGCTGATGGCTGCCACGGTGGACTATGCCAAGACTCGCCCGGTGTTTGATGGATACAAAGCTGCGCGGTACAGCAAAAAGTATCTGGCCCAGCACGAAGCGGAGCTTGCCACTTACCGGGCGGCAAAGGATACTATGAACACCATACTGAACGGCGCAAAACTCCCTAAGATTGAAATACTAAAAAAATCCCGCCGTGAGCTGGCGGGACAAAAGAAAGAGCTTTATGCAGAATACCGGGAAGCCCAGCGGCAAATGCGGGAGGCCGTGGCGGTAAAAGCGAACATTGATCATCTGCTCGGCATAACAGACGAGCGTGAAAATAAGGCCCAGGAACGATAG
- a CDS encoding helix-turn-helix domain-containing protein has translation MDYMTLKEAAEKWGVTPRRVNYYCAAGRIPGAVKMATIWLIPKDAEKPIDGRTKQGKAEKYE, from the coding sequence ATGGATTATATGACACTAAAAGAGGCCGCCGAAAAATGGGGCGTGACACCTCGTAGAGTAAATTACTATTGCGCTGCTGGGCGTATCCCCGGCGCTGTAAAGATGGCAACTATCTGGCTAATTCCAAAGGATGCGGAAAAGCCGATTGATGGTCGAACAAAACAAGGAAAGGCAGAAAAGTATGAGTAA
- a CDS encoding defense against restriction DarA-related protein, with protein MDKNQGYAILKAVMLENGRGFALGEHPTAPSRYVTWACYDDRDGQRQYEWGHYGNDRTAMEQDFTDRVQDYQRIYNVGIRQTEAPGLYKYYSTQRPVDIGTFPKPPYNKPDEIFNYDQRIPVENGSFLAWGYLTYTRPLTEKQASDYELRPAPDNPDRPRPIAEQMKNAAKLAEADRGSEAPAPQRRQPDRGDR; from the coding sequence ATGGACAAAAATCAAGGCTACGCCATTTTGAAGGCGGTCATGCTGGAAAATGGACGAGGATTTGCATTGGGCGAACATCCCACCGCGCCATCCCGCTATGTCACATGGGCCTGCTATGATGACAGGGACGGCCAGCGGCAGTATGAATGGGGTCACTATGGAAATGACCGCACCGCGATGGAACAGGATTTCACAGACCGGGTGCAGGACTATCAGCGTATTTATAACGTCGGGATCAGGCAGACCGAGGCTCCCGGCCTTTACAAGTATTATTCGACCCAGCGGCCTGTGGACATCGGGACATTCCCGAAGCCGCCTTATAACAAGCCGGATGAAATCTTCAATTACGATCAGCGCATCCCGGTGGAAAATGGCTCGTTCTTGGCTTGGGGCTATCTTACCTATACCCGCCCGCTAACGGAAAAACAGGCATCCGACTATGAGCTGCGTCCTGCGCCTGATAATCCCGACAGGCCCCGTCCGATTGCCGAGCAGATGAAAAATGCGGCAAAGTTGGCGGAGGCAGATCGCGGCTCGGAGGCTCCGGCTCCCCAACGGAGGCAGCCTGACCGTGGCGATAGATAA
- a CDS encoding recombinase family protein, translating into MARAKNRGYQQSFSPSYTIRRWRLGIYIRLSKEDLKKGKDDSNSVKNQRDLLNDFYRRNIDEFESITEYVDDGHTGTDANREDFQRLLADVMSGKINCVIVKDLSRFARNYSDAGSLIDNLFVQMGVRFISLAENVDSYKNPDSVSNIIVPITNVMNDNYCYQTSKKIRQVFDYKRRNGQYIGAFAPYGYVKHPKDKHRLIVDPDAAENVKLIFTMLIQGSSKRAIALYLNEHGVPSPSAYKVQKGLPVSTRGYDDPMWGVRMIHSILTNPTYTGDLAQGRSRVKSYKVHQIEAVPREEWVEVAGTHEAIIDYETFDKVQALLQRDTRTSPKGREVHLFSGFLKCADCGRAITRCVGKNNNVYYSCSTYKNRSRTACTMHSIKHERLEAAVLFAVQHQVHLAVSYSEIVTQINSAPIKKSQSYRLDDLIAAKERELTKITRYKQSLYQDWKDGEITQQEYRDMKADYERQTSDISAVLTRLNAERAELANGVDNEHPALVAFMKYQNIEALNREILVELVDYIKVYENGNISVKFKFADELRKIAEYIEINTTEDTAVAG; encoded by the coding sequence ATGGCACGAGCAAAAAACAGAGGGTATCAGCAGAGTTTCTCTCCCTCTTACACAATCCGCCGCTGGCGGCTGGGCATCTATATCCGGCTTTCAAAGGAAGATTTGAAAAAAGGAAAAGACGATAGCAACAGCGTAAAGAACCAGCGTGACCTACTGAACGATTTTTACCGACGAAACATTGACGAGTTTGAAAGCATCACGGAATATGTGGATGATGGTCATACTGGAACGGACGCCAACCGTGAAGATTTTCAACGGCTCTTGGCGGATGTCATGAGTGGTAAAATCAACTGCGTTATAGTAAAAGACCTGTCCCGCTTCGCACGAAATTATAGCGATGCCGGAAGTTTGATCGATAACCTGTTTGTTCAAATGGGTGTTCGCTTTATCAGCCTTGCTGAGAATGTGGACAGCTACAAGAACCCCGACAGCGTTTCAAATATCATCGTTCCCATTACAAACGTGATGAACGATAATTACTGCTATCAGACTTCCAAAAAGATCCGGCAGGTATTTGATTACAAACGGCGCAACGGCCAGTATATCGGAGCATTTGCTCCTTACGGCTATGTAAAGCACCCAAAGGACAAGCACAGGCTGATTGTTGATCCCGATGCTGCTGAAAATGTCAAACTCATTTTCACAATGCTTATTCAAGGGTCATCAAAACGTGCTATCGCGCTGTACCTGAACGAACACGGCGTACCGAGCCCCTCGGCTTACAAGGTACAAAAGGGCTTGCCTGTTTCGACAAGAGGGTATGACGATCCTATGTGGGGAGTCCGCATGATCCACTCCATTCTTACCAATCCGACCTACACCGGGGATTTAGCCCAAGGCCGAAGCCGGGTGAAAAGCTACAAGGTACACCAGATTGAAGCTGTTCCACGCGAGGAATGGGTGGAAGTGGCTGGAACGCATGAGGCCATTATCGACTATGAAACTTTCGACAAGGTACAGGCTCTCTTACAGCGTGATACCCGTACTTCCCCGAAAGGCCGTGAGGTACATTTATTCAGCGGCTTTCTGAAATGTGCCGATTGCGGGCGGGCCATTACCCGATGCGTTGGCAAGAACAACAATGTATATTATTCTTGCTCAACCTACAAGAACCGTTCCCGGACAGCCTGCACCATGCACTCAATCAAGCATGAACGGCTGGAGGCTGCTGTTTTGTTCGCTGTACAGCATCAGGTACATTTGGCTGTTTCCTACTCGGAAATCGTCACGCAGATCAATTCCGCTCCAATCAAAAAAAGCCAGTCCTACCGACTGGACGATCTGATAGCTGCAAAAGAGCGGGAACTGACAAAGATAACACGCTACAAGCAATCTCTTTATCAGGACTGGAAAGACGGTGAAATCACCCAGCAGGAATACCGGGATATGAAGGCTGACTATGAACGGCAGACTTCTGATATTTCCGCGGTGCTTACCCGGCTGAACGCTGAACGCGCAGAACTGGCAAACGGTGTGGACAACGAGCATCCTGCACTGGTAGCCTTTATGAAGTATCAGAACATTGAAGCCCTCAACCGTGAAATCTTGGTTGAACTTGTGGACTATATCAAGGTCTATGAAAACGGCAATATCAGCGTGAAATTCAAATTCGCTGACGAGCTCCGCAAGATTGCCGAGTACATTGAAATCAACACTACGGAAGATACCGCAGTAGCGGGCTAA
- a CDS encoding plasmid mobilization protein: MTKKRRRPIHLHVMVSEEEQALIQERMAEAGIRNMGAYMRKMALSGYVLHVDLSPVRELVSLQRRCSNNLNQVAIQANTYGAIYPEELAALQRDYAALWGPLSDLLKQLSALVEL, from the coding sequence ATGACAAAGAAACGCCGCCGTCCGATCCATCTTCATGTGATGGTGTCGGAGGAGGAGCAGGCCCTGATTCAAGAACGTATGGCGGAGGCTGGCATCCGTAACATGGGAGCCTATATGCGGAAAATGGCCCTGAGTGGGTATGTGCTTCATGTTGACCTTTCGCCTGTTCGTGAGCTGGTTTCGCTCCAGCGGCGATGCTCCAACAATCTGAACCAAGTGGCAATTCAAGCCAACACCTACGGCGCGATTTATCCCGAAGAACTCGCAGCCTTACAGCGGGACTATGCCGCGTTGTGGGGGCCGCTGTCTGATCTTTTGAAACAGCTCTCCGCGCTGGTAGAGCTCTGA
- a CDS encoding sigma-70 family RNA polymerase sigma factor: MTTINLKDFYYWYTQDQLIEVSDEVAEVFKADARYEMAYQRRLSRHKAQYSLDCDDGIEYSACLHEPTPQELLERMETFLRLWNALNSLPEIQGRRIDAHIILGKSIKEIAEAEGVHEESIRQSIKRGLERMKKTF, from the coding sequence ATGACTACTATCAATCTGAAAGATTTTTATTATTGGTACACGCAGGATCAGCTTATCGAAGTTTCTGACGAGGTGGCCGAGGTATTCAAGGCCGATGCCCGCTATGAAATGGCCTACCAGCGGCGGCTCTCCCGGCACAAGGCGCAGTATTCTTTGGACTGCGATGACGGGATTGAATATTCCGCTTGCCTGCATGAGCCGACCCCGCAGGAGCTCCTTGAACGAATGGAAACCTTTCTTCGTCTGTGGAACGCTCTCAATTCTCTGCCGGAGATTCAGGGCCGCAGAATTGACGCACATATCATTCTTGGCAAGTCGATTAAGGAAATTGCCGAGGCCGAGGGCGTACATGAGGAGTCTATTCGCCAGTCGATCAAGCGTGGCCTTGAACGCATGAAAAAAACTTTTTGA
- a CDS encoding response regulator transcription factor, giving the protein MSNILLLEDDLSLINGLSFAFKKQGFELNIARTLKEAEKLWTDGKYDLLVLDISLPDGSGFDFCKRVRLTSKVPIIFLTASDEETSIIMGLDIGGDDYITKPFKLGVLVSRINALLRRANSFQAADTELQSNGIKVLLLQGQVFKNGVLLDLTAAEYKLLCLFMRNPSMVLTKGQILDKLWDCDGNYIDSSTLTVYMRRLRMKIEDNPSEPQMLLTVRGMGYKWNIIG; this is encoded by the coding sequence ATGAGTAATATATTACTTCTTGAAGATGATCTAAGCCTGATCAACGGGCTTTCTTTTGCTTTCAAAAAGCAGGGATTTGAATTAAATATCGCCAGAACGCTCAAAGAAGCGGAGAAATTGTGGACAGACGGAAAATATGATTTGTTGGTGTTGGACATATCTCTGCCAGATGGGTCTGGCTTTGACTTTTGCAAAAGAGTTCGACTTACATCAAAGGTGCCAATTATTTTTCTGACGGCTTCGGATGAGGAAACAAGTATTATTATGGGGCTGGATATTGGAGGTGATGACTATATCACAAAACCGTTCAAACTGGGGGTTCTCGTTTCAAGGATTAACGCCTTACTTCGACGTGCAAATTCTTTTCAAGCAGCAGACACAGAATTGCAGTCGAATGGCATCAAGGTTCTTTTGCTGCAAGGACAGGTTTTCAAAAATGGGGTGCTGTTGGATTTGACTGCCGCGGAATACAAGCTACTGTGCTTGTTTATGCGAAACCCAAGCATGGTGCTGACAAAGGGACAAATTTTAGATAAGCTATGGGATTGCGACGGGAATTATATCGACAGTAGTACCCTTACGGTCTATATGCGTCGGCTTCGTATGAAGATCGAGGATAATCCAAGTGAACCACAAATGCTCCTGACTGTTCGAGGTATGGGATATAAATGGAATATTATCGGGTGA
- a CDS encoding sensor histidine kinase, which translates to MKILANKEIKNLFLSLSLVFGITFLLAEVFLWLSYRRLSLLLLILFLLAGGAVWAVCFVYFNRQNQIMEQAILQINAYLDGDRNARIECDNEGELYRLFHSINSLAAVLNAHADNELREKEFLKNTISDISHQLKTPLAALNIYNGLLQDEDIEVSSVKEFANLSEQELDRIEVLVQNLLKITKLDAGSIAFEKEIENVADMMQDLELHFAYRAKQEQKEIVLSGADDISLFCDRDWLGEAIGNIVKNALDHTGKGDTIYIKWTALPSAVQITIKDNGCGIHPEDLHHIFKRFYRSRFSKDTQGIGLGLPLAKAIIEAHGGLIEVESELGIGTSFIMNFPIPTKL; encoded by the coding sequence ATGAAGATACTGGCAAATAAAGAAATCAAAAATCTATTTCTTTCGCTTTCACTGGTTTTTGGGATTACATTTCTCTTAGCCGAGGTTTTTCTGTGGCTGTCATATCGCCGGCTTTCTCTGTTATTGCTAATCCTTTTTCTATTGGCTGGCGGTGCTGTATGGGCAGTCTGCTTTGTATATTTTAATCGGCAAAATCAGATCATGGAGCAGGCGATATTACAAATCAATGCGTATCTTGATGGTGATCGCAATGCCCGTATTGAATGTGACAATGAGGGCGAATTGTACCGTCTGTTTCATTCCATCAATTCTTTAGCGGCAGTGTTAAATGCCCATGCAGATAACGAGTTGCGAGAGAAAGAGTTTTTGAAAAATACAATCTCCGACATTTCACACCAACTGAAAACACCACTGGCAGCTCTGAACATTTATAACGGACTGCTTCAGGACGAGGATATAGAAGTGTCCTCTGTGAAAGAATTTGCTAATCTGTCCGAGCAGGAGTTGGACCGTATTGAAGTGCTGGTGCAAAACCTTCTCAAAATCACAAAGTTGGACGCTGGTTCTATTGCATTTGAAAAGGAAATAGAAAATGTAGCGGATATGATGCAGGATTTGGAGCTACACTTTGCATATCGTGCCAAGCAGGAACAGAAAGAAATCGTATTATCTGGTGCAGATGATATTTCTCTTTTCTGTGACCGTGATTGGTTGGGCGAAGCGATTGGCAATATTGTAAAAAATGCACTTGACCATACAGGAAAGGGCGATACCATTTACATCAAATGGACGGCACTACCCTCCGCTGTTCAAATCACAATAAAGGATAACGGGTGCGGAATTCATCCAGAAGATTTACACCATATCTTCAAAAGGTTTTATCGCAGCCGTTTTTCAAAGGATACACAGGGGATCGGGCTTGGCCTGCCGTTGGCAAAAGCGATTATCGAAGCTCATGGAGGCCTAATAGAAGTGGAAAGTGAATTAGGAATTGGAACGAGTTTTATAATGAACTTCCCAATTCCTACAAAATTGTAG
- a CDS encoding cysteine-rich VLP domain-containing protein: MGRELTRTEKTAIRRLVSKWCANYDRDCGCLPLDCECYMFGKCWTGAYCRYFREAVLPLDPALEAALLAEGPRPDFKVCPVCGRAVAPDGRQTYCSAACAKAAHRRQQREYMRKKRG, from the coding sequence GTGGGCCGAGAACTGACCCGGACAGAAAAAACGGCAATCCGCAGGCTGGTATCAAAATGGTGTGCCAACTATGACCGGGACTGCGGCTGCCTGCCGCTGGATTGCGAGTGCTATATGTTTGGGAAATGCTGGACGGGGGCTTATTGCCGCTACTTCCGCGAGGCAGTTCTGCCCCTTGATCCGGCGCTGGAGGCTGCGCTGCTGGCAGAAGGGCCAAGGCCGGATTTCAAGGTTTGCCCGGTATGCGGCAGAGCCGTGGCTCCTGATGGACGGCAAACCTATTGTTCGGCGGCCTGTGCAAAGGCGGCACACCGCAGACAGCAGCGGGAATATATGCGAAAAAAGCGGGGCTGA
- a CDS encoding ABC transporter permease, translating to MKSYLSLIPISAKVHRRQNRMTLLCIVFAVFMVTAVFSMAEMGFRMEQARLVGKHGSFSIGDLLGSSMGQTLLSVAVVLFLLILIAGVLMISSSMNSSVAQRTKFFGMMRCIGMSKQQIIRFVRLEALNWCKTAVPIGLVLGVVTTWGLCAVLRFVVKEEFSDIPLFGISIFGIACGIFVGLITVLIAANAPAKHAAKVSPITAVSGNADHGKTMHHCQYTGFGKIEALLGIDHAVSGKKNLFLMTGSFALSIILFLSFSVMIDFVDYLIPQSAATSDIDIASDDGNAIPRELLTSIRAMDGVREVYGRRSAFDVPARLNSDTGFSGTTDMISYDDFDLQCLKKDSALKRGSDLSKVFGDSNFVLATSDQDSTWKIGDTVQIGDETLTIAGLLKNDPFSENGLTNGKLTLITSDETFVRLTGEEGYSLVLIQTTGDVTDENVQAIQNSVDQTYSFRDKRDERTTGTYMAFVFCVYAFLAIIALVTVMNIVNSISMSVSARMKQYGAMRAVGMDERQMTKMIACEAFTYAVLGCVVGCAIGLPLSKSLYDFLIAGHFPSAVWQFPIISLGIILLFVSIAAIAAVYAPAKRIRNMSITATINEL from the coding sequence ATGAAAAGCTATCTTAGTCTTATTCCCATCTCCGCTAAAGTTCACCGCCGACAAAATCGTATGACGCTGCTTTGCATTGTATTTGCTGTGTTTATGGTAACAGCAGTATTCAGTATGGCAGAAATGGGTTTTCGGATGGAACAGGCCCGATTGGTTGGTAAGCATGGAAGTTTCTCTATTGGAGACTTGCTCGGCAGTTCCATGGGGCAAACCCTTCTTTCTGTTGCGGTTGTTCTGTTCCTGCTGATTTTGATTGCAGGCGTTTTGATGATTTCCAGCAGCATGAACAGCAGCGTTGCCCAGAGAACTAAATTTTTTGGAATGATGCGTTGCATTGGTATGAGTAAGCAGCAGATTATTCGGTTTGTTCGTCTGGAGGCATTGAACTGGTGCAAAACGGCTGTACCCATCGGTCTTGTTTTAGGGGTTGTTACTACATGGGGACTTTGCGCGGTACTGCGTTTTGTAGTCAAAGAAGAATTTTCTGATATTCCTCTCTTTGGCATTAGTATTTTTGGCATTGCTTGCGGTATCTTTGTGGGACTGATTACTGTACTGATTGCCGCAAATGCTCCGGCGAAACATGCCGCGAAAGTATCTCCTATCACAGCGGTGTCTGGAAATGCAGACCACGGAAAAACAATGCATCATTGCCAGTATACAGGATTCGGAAAGATTGAAGCGCTTCTCGGTATCGACCATGCGGTCTCCGGGAAGAAAAATTTATTTCTGATGACAGGTTCTTTTGCACTTAGTATCATCTTATTTTTGAGTTTTTCCGTTATGATCGATTTTGTGGATTATTTGATACCTCAGTCAGCTGCCACATCAGATATTGATATTGCAAGTGATGACGGTAATGCGATTCCTCGGGAATTGCTTACATCCATCCGTGCAATGGATGGAGTGAGAGAGGTTTACGGGCGGCGTAGCGCGTTTGATGTTCCTGCCAGATTAAATAGCGATACCGGATTTTCCGGTACAACCGACATGATTTCTTATGATGATTTTGATTTACAATGTCTGAAAAAAGACAGTGCTTTGAAAAGGGGGAGTGATCTGTCCAAAGTTTTTGGGGACAGCAATTTTGTTTTGGCAACATCCGATCAGGACAGCACATGGAAAATCGGTGACACTGTTCAGATTGGGGATGAAACCCTTACCATAGCCGGACTGTTAAAAAACGACCCATTTAGTGAGAATGGATTGACAAATGGAAAGCTCACATTGATTACCTCTGATGAAACATTTGTCCGTTTGACAGGAGAGGAAGGTTATTCTCTTGTGCTGATACAAACAACGGGAGATGTTACGGACGAAAATGTTCAGGCAATCCAGAATTCCGTAGATCAAACATATAGCTTTCGAGATAAACGCGACGAGCGCACTACGGGAACTTATATGGCTTTTGTTTTCTGTGTTTATGCGTTTTTGGCAATTATTGCACTGGTAACGGTAATGAACATTGTCAATAGCATTTCCATGAGTGTGTCTGCCAGAATGAAGCAATATGGAGCTATGCGGGCAGTAGGAATGGATGAACGGCAAATGACGAAAATGATTGCCTGTGAAGCCTTCACCTATGCTGTTTTGGGGTGCGTTGTTGGTTGTGCTATTGGCTTGCCGCTTAGCAAATCGCTGTATGATTTCCTTATTGCAGGGCATTTTCCATCTGCTGTGTGGCAGTTCCCAATTATCTCTTTGGGCATTATTCTTCTGTTTGTCTCGATTGCGGCAATCGCAGCTGTATATGCTCCGGCAAAACGAATTCGCAATATGTCGATTACTGCAACCATCAATGAATTATAG
- a CDS encoding ABC transporter ATP-binding protein, translating into MNLLEVKNICKTYGSGETTVKALKDVSFSVPKGEYVAIVGESGSGKSTLLNMIGALDTPTSGKVLIDGKDIFSMNDKKLTVFRRRNIGFIFQAFNLVPELTVEQNIIFPVLLDYQKPDKKYLEELLTVLNLKERRNHLPSQLSGGQQQRVAIGRALITRPSLILADEPTGNLDSQNSSEVIALLKETSKKYEQTIIMITHNRSIAQTADRVLQVSDGTLTDFGRCRE; encoded by the coding sequence ATGAACTTATTAGAAGTCAAAAATATTTGTAAAACCTATGGCAGCGGAGAAACCACAGTCAAGGCTTTGAAAGATGTTAGTTTTTCTGTTCCCAAAGGAGAATATGTGGCAATCGTTGGAGAATCCGGTTCTGGTAAAAGTACGTTGCTGAATATGATCGGCGCATTGGACACGCCTACGTCGGGTAAGGTATTGATTGACGGCAAGGATATTTTTTCTATGAACGACAAGAAGTTGACCGTCTTCCGTCGCAGAAATATCGGATTTATTTTTCAGGCGTTCAACCTTGTGCCAGAGCTTACGGTAGAGCAAAATATTATTTTTCCTGTACTGCTTGACTATCAGAAGCCGGACAAAAAATATCTGGAAGAACTGCTTACTGTTCTTAATCTGAAAGAACGCCGTAACCATTTGCCGAGCCAGTTATCCGGCGGCCAGCAGCAGAGAGTGGCGATTGGCCGCGCATTGATTACCCGTCCTTCTCTGATTCTGGCAGACGAGCCAACAGGAAATTTGGACTCACAAAACAGCAGTGAGGTCATAGCATTGCTCAAAGAAACATCGAAAAAATACGAGCAGACCATCATTATGATTACCCACAACCGCAGTATTGCGCAAACGGCAGACCGGGTATTACAGGTATCGGATGGTACTTTGACTGATTTTGGGAGGTGCCGTGAATGA
- a CDS encoding DUF6870 family protein, whose product MKLTTQELEQMRSVDIGAVAAESLPDVSGMTFDNALSRKERITRFLQTVKNPYCFCIGGVGVKIEFAESGPSLQDKLTDFLLRQRSGL is encoded by the coding sequence GTGAAATTAACTACACAGGAACTTGAACAAATGAGAAGCGTTGACATTGGCGCGGTGGCTGCCGAGTCCCTGCCTGATGTGAGCGGTATGACCTTTGACAATGCGCTTTCCCGAAAGGAGCGCATCACTCGATTTTTGCAGACTGTCAAAAATCCATACTGCTTTTGCATCGGTGGTGTTGGCGTGAAAATTGAATTTGCTGAAAGCGGGCCATCTCTCCAAGATAAGCTGACGGATTTCCTGCTGCGGCAAAGAAGCGGGCTGTAA
- a CDS encoding helix-turn-helix domain-containing protein → MKIERDERRFDFHDIGLAIKRAREASGMTQEQLAYIVDRAPRTIMYNENDGQHPSLNTFYQMVTMFDISVDQYFYPSQNSGSECRKRIDAMLNALDERELKIVEATIQAMKASKETEET, encoded by the coding sequence ATGAAGATAGAACGAGATGAAAGACGCTTTGATTTTCACGATATAGGGCTCGCCATCAAGCGTGCAAGAGAAGCCAGCGGCATGACACAGGAGCAACTGGCCTATATTGTTGACCGCGCTCCGCGTACCATTATGTATAACGAAAATGACGGCCAGCATCCAAGCCTCAACACCTTTTATCAGATGGTCACAATGTTTGATATATCGGTGGATCAATACTTTTACCCGTCCCAAAATAGCGGGAGCGAGTGCAGAAAGCGGATTGATGCCATGTTGAACGCCTTGGACGAAAGAGAATTGAAAATCGTTGAAGCTACAATCCAAGCAATGAAAGCATCGAAAGAAACGGAGGAAACGTAA